Sequence from the Thermovirga sp. genome:
GGGCTTGATGCTGGGACAACGCTGTGATAGGATTTAAGTGAGAATAAAAGATAAACTCCCTATGGGTATTTCAACGGAGGTGAGAATCATGAAACTGAGCGCCCGCAATGCCCTCAAGGGCAAGGTGAAGGAGGTCAAGACCGGCGCAGTGAACACCGAGGTCATCGTGGAACTTCCCGGCGGCGGCGAGGTGGTCTCCATGATCTCCAGGG
This genomic interval carries:
- a CDS encoding TOBE domain-containing protein, coding for MKLSARNALKGKVKEVKTGAVNTEVIVELPGGGEVVSMISRESAEKLDLKPGKEVYAVIKASNVMIGVD